Proteins encoded within one genomic window of Pedobacter africanus:
- a CDS encoding PQQ-dependent sugar dehydrogenase, translated as MKTLAISIFALLLSMYACKKNKTPNNQGEPLPDVELKTRTVSSGLSHVWEMVYGPDQQLWITERAGKISRVNPQTGAVTLLFNVPDVVANGEGGLLGMALNPQFNTNPWVYIVYNYNSGSGYKEKVVRYTYSANSLTSPLTILDLIPASSIHNGSRLLVTADQKLLITTGDASEASSAQNTSSLSGKILRVNMDGSIPSDNPIPNNRIWTYGHRNPQGLVQVGQKLYASEHGPNNDDEVNLILKGRNYGWPNVEGFCDKSGEQSFCSANNVVEPLMAWTPTIATSGLTYYSADLIPQFKNSLLLLSLKGSRLTQLKLNDAGDKISGSKDFFINEFGRLRAICQSPDGKIYIGSSNGGNDKIIEIAK; from the coding sequence ATGAAGACCCTAGCCATCAGCATTTTTGCCTTGCTGCTCTCGATGTATGCCTGTAAAAAGAACAAAACGCCGAATAACCAGGGAGAGCCGCTCCCGGATGTAGAACTGAAAACCCGTACCGTCAGCAGCGGACTTTCCCATGTATGGGAAATGGTTTATGGACCTGATCAGCAGCTGTGGATTACAGAACGGGCCGGGAAGATCAGTCGTGTAAACCCTCAGACTGGTGCGGTTACCTTATTGTTTAATGTACCGGATGTAGTGGCTAATGGCGAAGGCGGTTTGCTGGGCATGGCCCTGAACCCGCAGTTCAATACCAATCCCTGGGTGTATATAGTTTACAACTACAATTCAGGCTCTGGATATAAAGAAAAAGTAGTACGGTACACCTATTCGGCTAACAGTTTAACCAGTCCGCTTACCATTCTTGATCTCATTCCGGCATCCTCCATTCACAACGGCTCCAGGTTACTGGTTACGGCAGATCAGAAACTGCTGATTACTACCGGAGATGCCAGTGAGGCTTCCAGCGCGCAAAATACAAGCTCTTTATCAGGAAAAATCCTTCGGGTAAATATGGACGGAAGCATACCTTCAGATAATCCAATTCCCAACAACAGAATATGGACGTATGGGCACCGTAATCCGCAGGGGTTGGTGCAGGTGGGCCAAAAGCTTTATGCTTCAGAACATGGACCTAATAACGATGATGAAGTGAACCTGATCTTGAAAGGACGAAACTACGGCTGGCCAAATGTTGAAGGTTTTTGCGATAAAAGCGGGGAGCAGAGTTTTTGCAGTGCCAACAATGTAGTGGAGCCATTAATGGCCTGGACACCTACTATTGCCACATCAGGGTTAACTTATTACAGTGCTGATCTCATTCCGCAATTTAAAAATTCCTTGTTGTTGCTAAGTCTAAAAGGTTCCAGGCTTACCCAGCTGAAACTGAATGATGCAGGCGATAAAATTAGCGGCAGCAAAGATTTTTTTATAAACGAATTTGGCCGCTTAAGGGCTATCTGTCAGTCGCCCGACGGTAAAATATACATTGGCAGCAGTAACGGTGGCAACGATAAGATCATAGAAATTGCCAAATAA
- a CDS encoding endonuclease MutS2 produces MLYPENCLERLGFNEVRQLIHKHCLSPMGQQMVAKMQVMTKYDQINKFLRQTQEFKSILENQEPLQISTFFDIKSLADKIRVEGTYLVEEELHQMYASLQTVFSVLRFFDERKEIYPNLEALFEHLPVEKNILKKIETVLDLKGKIKPNASPALQNIIGEIAKTEQDVRKRMDSIYKQAVGNNWVADGSLTMRDGRMCIPVLAENKRKLKGFIHDESASGQTVYIEPEEVFTLNNKLRDLEFDKRREIIRILIALTDELRPFTPLLLSYHGFLTKLDFVRAKALFAIEVEADMPILIPAAKTRLVNARHPLLYLSFKEDKKTVVPLNIHINEELRIVLVSGPNAGGKSVCMKTVGLLQLMVQSGLLIPVHESSEVGVFDNIFADIGDDQSIESDLSTYSAHLTKMRYFVAHATPKSLVLIDEFGTGTDPQFGGPMAEAVLEVLNNKKVRGVITTHYSNLKLFAGNTPGLENASMLFDNDRMKPLYVLEIGKPGSSYAFEIAQNIGLQKEVLELARIKTGTNQNRIDSLLVDLEREKKQIYDTKLNLSNQQNKVKNLVAENEKLKAFLEDNKKTLIKEAKLEAQSIIKSANKLVENTIAEIKEKQADKTVTKQLRQNLQKVLVQNQVKEERKPEPAIPVNLNSPIEVGDWIQLKDSETTGQVVEINRDNLVVALGDLRSVLKKNRVFKISNKQAKKAAINNSYTGSVSEAISNFNAELDLRGMRGEDALHEVEKYLDKSIMLGFPFVKLIHGKGDGILRKLIREYLKKYSQVNRVEDEHADRGGDGITYVYFN; encoded by the coding sequence ATGTTGTATCCGGAGAATTGTTTAGAGCGTTTGGGGTTTAATGAGGTAAGACAGCTTATTCATAAACACTGTTTAAGTCCGATGGGACAACAGATGGTTGCCAAAATGCAGGTCATGACCAAATATGATCAGATCAATAAATTTTTAAGGCAAACGCAGGAATTTAAAAGTATACTGGAAAATCAGGAACCCCTGCAGATCAGTACCTTTTTTGATATCAAAAGCCTGGCGGACAAAATCAGGGTAGAGGGAACTTACCTGGTAGAAGAAGAGCTGCATCAGATGTATGCATCCTTGCAAACGGTATTTTCCGTGCTGCGTTTTTTTGACGAGCGCAAAGAAATATACCCAAACCTGGAGGCCCTGTTTGAACATCTCCCTGTAGAAAAGAATATCCTTAAAAAGATAGAAACGGTGCTTGATCTCAAAGGCAAGATCAAGCCTAACGCCTCGCCAGCGCTGCAAAATATCATCGGCGAGATTGCCAAAACAGAGCAGGATGTGCGTAAGCGCATGGACTCCATCTATAAACAGGCGGTAGGCAACAATTGGGTAGCCGATGGGAGCCTGACCATGCGTGACGGCAGAATGTGTATACCGGTACTGGCCGAGAACAAACGTAAACTGAAGGGATTTATCCACGATGAATCTGCCAGCGGACAAACCGTATACATAGAACCAGAAGAGGTCTTTACCTTGAATAATAAACTGCGCGACCTGGAGTTCGACAAGCGCAGGGAAATTATCCGGATACTGATTGCGCTGACTGACGAACTGCGGCCGTTTACCCCTTTGTTACTTTCATACCATGGTTTCCTTACCAAACTGGATTTTGTAAGGGCAAAAGCCTTGTTTGCCATTGAGGTGGAGGCCGATATGCCCATATTGATCCCAGCTGCCAAAACCAGGCTGGTGAATGCCAGACACCCTTTACTGTACCTCTCATTTAAAGAAGATAAGAAAACGGTTGTTCCATTAAACATCCATATTAACGAAGAACTGCGGATCGTACTGGTTTCCGGACCAAATGCGGGAGGCAAATCGGTATGTATGAAAACAGTAGGACTGCTGCAGCTGATGGTACAATCGGGCCTGCTTATTCCTGTACACGAATCGAGCGAGGTGGGTGTATTCGATAATATTTTTGCAGATATTGGCGACGACCAGTCGATAGAAAGTGACTTGAGTACCTACAGTGCCCATTTAACCAAAATGCGGTATTTTGTGGCACATGCCACACCAAAATCTCTGGTACTGATTGATGAGTTTGGTACAGGCACCGATCCGCAGTTTGGAGGCCCTATGGCCGAGGCTGTGCTGGAGGTGCTGAACAATAAAAAGGTAAGGGGGGTAATTACCACCCACTATTCCAATTTAAAGCTCTTTGCCGGCAATACACCCGGACTGGAAAACGCATCTATGTTGTTTGACAACGACAGGATGAAGCCGCTGTATGTGCTTGAAATTGGTAAACCCGGGAGTTCCTATGCTTTTGAAATTGCACAGAATATCGGCCTGCAGAAAGAGGTACTGGAATTGGCACGCATTAAAACAGGTACCAACCAGAACAGGATAGACAGCTTGCTGGTAGACCTGGAACGCGAGAAAAAGCAGATCTATGATACCAAACTGAATTTATCTAACCAGCAGAATAAGGTAAAAAACCTGGTTGCCGAAAATGAGAAGCTGAAAGCGTTTTTGGAAGATAATAAAAAGACACTGATCAAGGAAGCAAAGCTGGAGGCCCAGTCGATCATTAAAAGCGCCAATAAGCTGGTTGAAAATACCATTGCAGAGATCAAGGAAAAACAGGCTGATAAGACGGTGACCAAACAATTGCGGCAAAACCTGCAAAAGGTGCTGGTGCAAAACCAGGTTAAGGAGGAGCGGAAGCCTGAGCCTGCAATCCCTGTAAATCTAAATTCGCCAATAGAGGTGGGTGATTGGATACAGCTGAAAGACAGTGAAACCACAGGACAGGTGGTAGAGATCAACCGCGACAACCTGGTGGTAGCTTTGGGCGATCTGCGCTCAGTATTGAAGAAAAACAGGGTGTTCAAAATCAGCAATAAGCAGGCAAAGAAGGCGGCAATCAATAATTCCTATACCGGAAGTGTTTCTGAGGCCATCAGTAATTTTAATGCAGAGCTCGACCTGAGAGGGATGCGTGGTGAGGATGCTTTGCACGAAGTAGAGAAATACCTGGACAAATCCATCATGCTGGGCTTTCCTTTTGTAAAACTCATCCATGGAAAAGGAGACGGGATACTCAGAAAACTTATCAGGGAATACCTGAAAAAATACAGCCAGGTAAACCGGGTAGAAGATGAGCATGCTGACAGGGGCGGGGATGGCATTACCTATGTTTATTTTAATTAA
- a CDS encoding DUF4296 domain-containing protein: protein MKNFLCIAMVFFFASGCKPGIPKDIIQPEEMAKVLQDIHIADGYVTNTPHPDSIKVLAASYYKGIYKKYNIDSALYAKSMEYYNTDPKALNDIYLKVTAELTKEKNSILKADSLFNAGEIAKARLKLVRDSARKADSAYWRELILKPVAKPKDTAAKDTVKKKIDVIRLKMDYKGLNDLK from the coding sequence ATGAAGAATTTTCTCTGTATTGCAATGGTCTTTTTTTTTGCTTCCGGGTGCAAGCCTGGTATCCCCAAGGATATCATACAGCCTGAAGAGATGGCTAAGGTATTGCAGGATATTCACATTGCCGATGGGTATGTGACCAATACACCACATCCCGATTCCATAAAAGTACTGGCAGCATCTTATTACAAAGGTATTTACAAAAAATACAATATAGATTCTGCATTATATGCCAAAAGTATGGAGTATTATAACACAGATCCTAAAGCCTTGAACGATATTTATTTAAAAGTGACGGCCGAGCTCACGAAGGAAAAAAACAGCATTCTAAAGGCAGATTCTTTATTTAATGCAGGGGAGATAGCCAAGGCCCGGTTAAAGCTGGTCAGGGATTCGGCCCGGAAAGCCGATTCAGCTTATTGGCGCGAGCTGATACTAAAGCCGGTTGCGAAACCGAAAGATACGGCCGCAAAAGATACAGTGAAAAAGAAAATAGACGTGATCAGATTAAAAATGGACTATAAAGGTCTGAATGATTTAAAATAA
- a CDS encoding YggS family pyridoxal phosphate-dependent enzyme yields the protein MSIADNLLKYKSELDQASVKLIAVSKYQQADAVLEAYNAGQRVFGENIVQELVEKQAVLPTDIEWHLIGHLQTNKVKYIAPFISLIQSVDSLKLLTEINKQAAKNKRVIDCLLQIYIADEETKFGLGFDEAVELLRSDEFAAMQNVRIVGVMGIASNHAQEKQTLEEFKELKVLFDGIKVSFFRKADYFKEISMGMSGDYKLAMDQGSTMVRIGSSIFGKRRIKHYTVE from the coding sequence ATGAGTATAGCAGATAACTTATTAAAATATAAAAGCGAACTGGACCAGGCATCTGTTAAATTAATTGCAGTGTCCAAGTACCAGCAAGCAGATGCAGTTTTGGAAGCTTATAATGCCGGGCAACGGGTATTTGGTGAAAATATAGTACAGGAACTGGTGGAAAAACAAGCCGTTTTACCTACAGATATAGAATGGCACCTCATTGGTCACCTGCAAACAAACAAGGTGAAATACATAGCCCCTTTCATCAGTCTGATTCAATCGGTAGACAGTTTAAAATTATTAACGGAGATCAATAAACAGGCAGCTAAGAATAAAAGGGTAATTGATTGCCTGCTGCAAATCTATATTGCCGATGAGGAAACCAAGTTCGGACTGGGCTTTGACGAGGCTGTAGAACTGCTCCGCTCTGATGAATTTGCAGCTATGCAAAATGTACGTATTGTTGGCGTGATGGGCATTGCAAGCAACCATGCACAAGAAAAACAGACTTTGGAAGAATTTAAAGAACTCAAGGTATTGTTTGATGGCATCAAGGTGAGTTTTTTTAGAAAAGCAGATTATTTTAAGGAGATATCAATGGGCATGTCTGGCGACTATAAACTGGCTATGGACCAGGGAAGTACGATGGTGCGTATTGGTAGCAGTATTTTTGGCAAAAGACGAATTAAACATTACACAGTAGAATGA
- a CDS encoding GNAT family N-acetyltransferase, giving the protein MSINIRTAKKEDCVRLLELVNELAIYERSPEEVTVTLEEFIEAGFGENKVWDAFVAEENDFIAGFAIYYTRYSTWKGRRLYLEDFIVTEAYRGRGLGKLLFEAVLKDAAEKNFNGMTWQVLDWNEPAINFYNKYDAQLEPGWLNASFSREKVTELQQVKNLKNSK; this is encoded by the coding sequence ATGAGCATTAACATCAGGACAGCAAAAAAGGAAGATTGCGTACGCTTACTGGAACTGGTAAATGAGCTGGCCATATATGAAAGGTCACCCGAGGAAGTGACCGTAACGCTGGAAGAATTTATTGAGGCCGGATTCGGCGAAAATAAGGTATGGGATGCCTTTGTTGCCGAAGAGAATGACTTTATTGCCGGCTTTGCCATCTACTACACCAGGTATTCTACCTGGAAAGGCCGCAGGCTGTACCTCGAAGATTTTATTGTAACCGAGGCCTACCGTGGCCGGGGTTTAGGTAAACTGCTTTTTGAAGCGGTGTTAAAAGATGCAGCCGAAAAAAATTTTAATGGGATGACCTGGCAGGTGCTGGATTGGAATGAACCGGCTATTAATTTTTATAATAAATATGATGCCCAGCTCGAACCAGGCTGGCTGAATGCTTCTTTTTCCAGGGAAAAAGTAACTGAACTACAGCAGGTTAAGAATCTGAAGAATAGCAAATAA
- a CDS encoding DUF3298 and DUF4163 domain-containing protein, with product MKKRYILLLAASFAACNSEQKMTGNSDSATVKGATAQLTFTYDSVKVYSKYPVPAENGKDTSKAVISYPVFADEKINQFIEQKVMASASEGEHYTSYHEFTNAFIKNFDDFSKENKAYAQTWFMDGKVEVKEQQPQYLSLLYTYVNYEGGAHPNSVFTYLNYNPVSHQEIILDSLILPGTMPKLTALAEQIFRKNEKIGPNESLKDNYFFENDKFALNQNFSITREGLKFLYNPYEIKAYAFGVTELLVPFSELKEIARPNRLLNREN from the coding sequence ATGAAAAAACGCTATATATTGCTGCTGGCAGCCTCTTTTGCTGCCTGCAACAGCGAACAAAAAATGACCGGAAATAGTGATTCTGCAACAGTCAAAGGTGCAACGGCGCAATTGACCTTTACCTATGACTCCGTAAAAGTATACAGCAAATATCCTGTTCCGGCTGAAAATGGAAAAGATACCTCAAAGGCAGTAATTTCCTATCCGGTATTTGCAGACGAAAAAATAAACCAGTTTATTGAACAAAAGGTAATGGCTTCTGCCAGTGAAGGTGAACATTACACTTCTTATCATGAATTCACCAACGCCTTTATTAAGAACTTCGATGATTTCAGCAAAGAAAACAAAGCCTATGCACAGACCTGGTTTATGGATGGGAAAGTGGAAGTCAAAGAGCAGCAGCCGCAATATTTATCGCTTCTGTATACCTATGTGAATTATGAAGGCGGTGCGCATCCCAACAGTGTTTTTACTTACCTCAACTATAATCCGGTAAGCCATCAGGAAATCATACTGGATTCGCTGATCTTACCTGGCACCATGCCTAAGTTAACTGCCCTTGCAGAGCAGATTTTCAGAAAAAATGAGAAAATAGGTCCTAATGAAAGCTTAAAGGACAATTATTTCTTCGAAAACGACAAGTTTGCCCTAAACCAGAACTTTAGCATTACCAGGGAAGGATTAAAATTCCTCTATAATCCTTATGAGATTAAAGCGTATGCATTTGGTGTTACAGAATTGCTGGTCCCATTTAGCGAATTAAAAGAAATTGCCAGACCAAACCGCTTACTAAACCGCGAAAATTAA